The Salana multivorans genome window below encodes:
- a CDS encoding potassium channel family protein, whose product MGAGRVGVTLAEALEERGHSLAIIDSNPEAFRRLKPDFSGRRVTGLGFDRDALVQAGIDEAYAFAAVSNGDNSNILAARVVRETFGVDNVVARIYDAGRAEMYTRLGIPTVATVRWTADQMLRRLLPAGEMTEFTDSSGKVALVEMMFHEAWIGTPYARVEEVSGARVGFLTRWGQGELLRPGAVVQENDIVHVLCPPDRANLVQRTLAAPPAKEEA is encoded by the coding sequence ATGGGTGCCGGCCGCGTCGGAGTGACGCTGGCCGAGGCGCTCGAGGAGCGGGGCCACTCCCTCGCCATCATCGACTCCAACCCCGAGGCGTTCCGCCGGCTCAAGCCGGACTTCTCGGGTCGCCGGGTCACCGGCCTCGGCTTCGACCGGGACGCGCTGGTCCAGGCGGGCATCGACGAGGCCTACGCCTTCGCCGCCGTCTCGAACGGCGACAACTCCAACATCCTCGCGGCGCGCGTCGTCCGCGAGACGTTCGGCGTCGACAACGTCGTCGCCCGGATCTACGACGCCGGTCGCGCCGAGATGTACACGCGGCTGGGCATCCCGACCGTCGCGACCGTGCGCTGGACGGCCGACCAGATGCTGCGCCGGCTGCTGCCGGCCGGGGAGATGACGGAGTTCACCGACTCCTCCGGCAAGGTCGCGCTCGTCGAGATGATGTTCCACGAGGCCTGGATCGGCACGCCGTACGCGCGCGTCGAGGAGGTCTCCGGCGCCCGCGTCGGCTTCCTCACCCGCTGGGGCCAGGGCGAGCTGCTCCGCCCGGGGGCGGTCGTCCAGGAGAACGACATCGTCCACGTCCTGTGCCCGCCCGACCGGGCCAACCTGGTGCAGCGCACGCTCGCCGCGCCGCCGGCGAAGGAGGAGGCATGA
- a CDS encoding RNA polymerase sigma factor produces the protein MAHATVQPVRQRSDDELAKEAAAGDQEAAGELFARRWDLLTAMSRRIAGPTIDPEDLLAEAIASLLSLWRRGGGPRVHVTAFVIQSMRNRMTDEHRSPRSRVVALPDDESLVVADDEEHRRSDLSRELATVEAALGRLSEPYRRVLVATIVDGRRPRDLEEELGRPASAIYSLSRRARAALRRATAQVCLEEDAPPSCREAAGLLPEVVGPDPDATGEGSGMLHIRSCQRCRRAWSRFAAMGGSYSLLPLVVPVSLAWRTAEVDAAQSPGASSAVPPASPSAAGSAGGPAAAVGTGGQLLPVVGATLTAVRTTIAALSAPTRLAMVLAGTAAVTGAVVAGTSLAGAPAAPPQAHFDVSHARVDQVVALDVDFGVVDADWEVASLTFVVPAGAALADRPDSWTCDQVADEVTCTSTEPSDPGGTFTFDAPTSVTDGGYDVVLVATVGERTVTGTAGGPF, from the coding sequence GTGGCGCACGCGACCGTCCAGCCCGTCCGTCAGCGTTCCGACGACGAGCTGGCCAAGGAGGCCGCCGCGGGTGACCAGGAGGCTGCGGGGGAGCTGTTCGCTCGCCGGTGGGACCTGCTGACGGCGATGTCGCGGCGGATCGCCGGCCCGACGATCGACCCTGAGGACCTGCTCGCCGAGGCGATCGCCTCGCTCCTGAGCCTCTGGCGCCGCGGCGGCGGGCCGCGCGTCCACGTCACGGCCTTCGTCATCCAGTCGATGCGCAACCGGATGACGGACGAGCACCGGTCCCCGCGCTCGCGCGTCGTCGCGCTCCCCGACGACGAGAGCCTCGTCGTGGCCGACGACGAGGAGCACCGACGCAGCGACCTGTCCCGCGAGCTCGCCACGGTCGAGGCGGCGCTCGGCCGGCTCTCGGAGCCGTACCGCCGCGTGCTGGTCGCCACGATCGTCGACGGTCGCCGGCCGCGCGACCTGGAGGAGGAGCTCGGCCGCCCCGCGTCCGCGATCTACTCGCTGTCCCGGCGTGCGAGGGCGGCGCTGCGTCGCGCCACCGCGCAGGTGTGTCTGGAGGAGGACGCCCCGCCGTCGTGCCGCGAGGCGGCCGGACTGCTCCCCGAGGTCGTCGGGCCGGACCCCGACGCCACGGGTGAGGGCTCGGGCATGCTCCACATCCGCTCCTGCCAGCGCTGCCGGCGGGCGTGGTCGCGGTTCGCCGCGATGGGCGGCAGCTACTCGCTGCTCCCGCTGGTCGTGCCGGTGTCGCTGGCCTGGCGGACGGCCGAGGTCGACGCCGCGCAGTCGCCGGGCGCGTCGTCGGCCGTCCCTCCTGCGAGTCCGTCGGCCGCGGGGTCCGCAGGCGGACCGGCCGCCGCCGTCGGCACCGGGGGTCAGCTGCTCCCGGTCGTCGGCGCGACGCTGACCGCTGTCCGCACGACGATCGCCGCGCTCTCGGCCCCGACGAGGCTGGCGATGGTGCTCGCGGGGACCGCGGCGGTGACCGGTGCGGTCGTCGCGGGCACGAGCCTTGCCGGGGCGCCAGCCGCGCCGCCGCAGGCGCACTTCGACGTGAGCCACGCGCGGGTCGACCAGGTGGTGGCGCTGGACGTCGACTTCGGCGTCGTCGACGCGGACTGGGAGGTCGCGTCGCTCACGTTCGTCGTGCCGGCGGGCGCCGCCCTGGCGGACCGACCGGACTCCTGGACGTGCGACCAGGTGGCCGACGAGGTGACCTGCACGTCCACCGAGCCGTCCGACCCGGGCGGCACGTTCACCTTCGATGCCCCGACGAGCGTGACGGACGGCGGGTACGACGTCGTGCTCGTCGCGACCGTCGGCGAGCGCACCGTCACGGGGACGGCCGGCGGGCCGTTCTAG
- a CDS encoding class I SAM-dependent RNA methyltransferase, whose product MPSSPADPIQPTPSDDLLLREVRVGAPAHGGHVVARHDGRVVFVRHALPGELVDVELTEAGEDARFWRGDAVAVHEPSPDRVASAWPAAGPGGVGGGELAHATLPAQRAWKTRVLREALERFAGLTAEEIDAAGGAAVEAVPGDDETGGLGTRTRIELTADADGRPAMYRHRSHDLLALTDMPLAVEALRDVLATEVVGRRWEPGARIDVVAPSGPDEGVAVYVDGTPRRGRTRVHEVVEVAGRTYDLQVEGTGFWQVHRGAPALLAGAVLDAARPAPGERVLELYAGAGLFTLPLADAVGPTGSVVAVEAPGPGARAARRNARAHRRVHLVAADVARAIADGRATPAGPPDVVVLDPPRAGAGRRVVESVTALDPRRIVYVACDPVALARDVALAGRAGYRLTSLRAFDLFPHTHHLEAVAVLDRS is encoded by the coding sequence GTGCCGTCATCTCCCGCCGACCCGATCCAGCCGACCCCGTCGGACGACCTGCTCCTGCGCGAGGTCCGCGTCGGCGCGCCCGCCCACGGCGGGCACGTCGTGGCGCGGCACGACGGCCGGGTGGTCTTCGTCCGGCACGCGCTGCCGGGTGAGCTGGTCGACGTCGAGCTCACCGAGGCCGGCGAGGACGCGAGGTTCTGGCGCGGCGACGCCGTCGCGGTGCACGAGCCCTCGCCCGACCGGGTGGCATCCGCGTGGCCGGCCGCGGGCCCCGGCGGCGTCGGCGGCGGCGAGCTGGCCCACGCGACGCTGCCGGCGCAGCGCGCCTGGAAGACGCGCGTCCTGCGCGAGGCGCTCGAGCGGTTCGCCGGGCTGACCGCGGAGGAGATCGACGCCGCGGGCGGCGCGGCGGTCGAGGCCGTCCCGGGCGACGACGAGACCGGCGGTCTCGGCACGAGGACCAGGATCGAGCTGACCGCGGACGCCGACGGCCGGCCGGCGATGTACCGCCACCGCAGCCACGACCTGCTCGCCCTGACCGACATGCCGCTCGCCGTCGAGGCGCTCCGGGACGTCCTCGCGACGGAGGTCGTCGGACGACGCTGGGAGCCGGGTGCCCGGATCGACGTCGTCGCCCCGTCCGGTCCCGACGAGGGGGTGGCGGTCTACGTCGACGGCACGCCCCGACGCGGCCGGACGCGGGTGCACGAGGTCGTCGAGGTCGCCGGGCGCACCTACGACCTCCAGGTCGAGGGGACCGGGTTCTGGCAGGTCCACCGCGGCGCGCCCGCGCTGCTGGCCGGAGCCGTGCTCGACGCGGCCCGTCCCGCCCCCGGCGAGCGCGTCCTGGAGCTCTACGCGGGCGCCGGGCTGTTCACGCTGCCGCTCGCGGACGCGGTCGGCCCGACCGGCTCGGTCGTCGCCGTCGAGGCGCCGGGCCCGGGGGCGCGCGCCGCGCGCCGCAACGCCCGCGCGCACCGTCGGGTGCACCTCGTCGCGGCCGACGTGGCGCGCGCCATCGCCGACGGGCGCGCGACGCCCGCGGGGCCGCCCGACGTCGTCGTCCTCGACCCGCCGCGCGCGGGCGCCGGCCGGCGCGTCGTCGAGTCGGTCACGGCGCTCGACCCCCGGCGCATCGTCTACGTCGCCTGCGATCCCGTCGCCCTCGCCCGGGACGTGGCGCTCGCCGGCCGGGCCGGCTACCGCCTGACCTCCCTGCGCGCGTTCGACCTGTTCCCGCACACCCACCACCTCGAGGCGGTCGCCGTCCTCGACCGGTCGTGA
- a CDS encoding APC family permease codes for MPALLDGAKRLLVGRPVASDRLGHTLLPKRIALPVFASDALSSVAYAPDEILLTLSIAGITSYVLSPWIGAAVVVVLLTVVASYRQTVHAYPSGGGDYEVATTNLGPSAGVGVASALLVDYVLTVAVSISTASQYLAAVLPVFDGHERTVAVAAIVLLTLVNLRGVRESGRALAIPVYCFMGAMGLLAVVGTLQALTGNLHLAESAGFELVAEPGFEQGLVGLGGAMLMARAFSSGCAALTGVEAISNGVPAFRRPKSRNAATTLLLLGLVSAAMIVSILYLANRTGVLYAENPHEQMTLDGQPLPVDYTQNPVIGQIAAAVFHDFRPMFYLVTAVTGLILVLAANTAFNGFPVLGSILARDGLLPRQLHTRGDRLAFSNGIITLAVAAIALVWIFDAQVTRLIQLYIVGVFISFTMSQLGMVRHWTRELRTVVEAPVRRRMERSRAVNAFGFGLTSLVLLIVLLTKFTRGAWITLLLMAVLFVMMRAISRHYEQVSEELALDDPAAARSLPSRVKAVVLVSRVHKPTMRAIAYARATRPSSLEAITVGVDPGDVEELRRDWAALDIPVPLTVLDSPYREITRPVLEYVKSLRTSSPRDLVVVYVPEYVVGHWWEQLLHNQSALRLKSRLLFTPGVVVASVPWQLDSAERAGDGSHWDEPALPWKPGA; via the coding sequence GTGCCCGCACTCCTCGACGGGGCCAAGCGTCTGCTGGTCGGCCGTCCCGTGGCCAGCGACCGGCTCGGCCACACGCTTCTGCCGAAGCGCATCGCGCTCCCGGTGTTCGCATCGGACGCGCTCTCGTCCGTCGCCTACGCCCCGGACGAGATCCTGCTCACGCTCTCGATCGCCGGGATCACGTCCTACGTGCTCTCGCCGTGGATCGGTGCCGCGGTCGTCGTCGTCCTCCTCACGGTGGTGGCGTCCTACCGCCAGACGGTGCACGCCTACCCCTCGGGGGGCGGCGACTACGAGGTGGCGACCACGAACCTGGGCCCGAGCGCCGGCGTCGGGGTGGCCTCGGCCCTCCTGGTCGACTACGTGCTCACGGTCGCCGTGTCGATCTCGACGGCGTCGCAGTACCTCGCGGCCGTCCTGCCGGTCTTCGACGGCCACGAGCGCACGGTCGCGGTCGCGGCGATCGTCCTGCTCACGCTCGTCAACCTCCGGGGCGTGCGCGAGTCCGGCCGCGCGCTGGCCATCCCCGTCTACTGCTTCATGGGCGCGATGGGGCTGCTCGCCGTCGTCGGAACCCTCCAGGCGCTCACCGGGAACCTCCACCTCGCCGAGAGCGCCGGGTTCGAGCTCGTCGCCGAGCCCGGGTTCGAGCAGGGGCTCGTCGGCCTCGGCGGCGCGATGCTCATGGCCCGCGCGTTCTCCTCCGGCTGCGCGGCGCTCACGGGCGTCGAGGCGATCAGCAACGGCGTGCCGGCGTTCCGGCGGCCCAAGTCGCGCAACGCCGCCACGACGCTCCTGCTGCTCGGCCTCGTCTCGGCCGCGATGATCGTCTCGATCCTGTACCTGGCGAACCGGACCGGCGTGCTGTACGCCGAGAACCCGCACGAGCAGATGACGCTCGACGGTCAGCCGCTGCCGGTCGACTACACCCAGAACCCCGTCATCGGGCAGATCGCCGCCGCCGTGTTCCACGACTTCCGGCCGATGTTCTATCTCGTCACCGCCGTGACCGGGCTCATCCTCGTCCTCGCCGCCAACACCGCCTTCAACGGCTTCCCGGTGCTCGGGTCGATCCTCGCCCGCGACGGCCTGCTCCCGCGCCAGCTCCACACGCGCGGCGACCGCCTGGCGTTCTCCAACGGCATCATCACCCTCGCGGTCGCGGCGATCGCGCTCGTGTGGATCTTCGACGCGCAGGTCACCCGCCTCATCCAGCTCTACATCGTCGGCGTGTTCATCTCGTTCACGATGAGCCAGCTCGGCATGGTGCGGCACTGGACGCGCGAGCTGCGCACCGTCGTCGAGGCGCCGGTCCGGCGGCGGATGGAGCGCTCGCGGGCCGTCAACGCGTTCGGGTTCGGGCTCACGTCGCTCGTGCTGCTCATCGTCCTGCTGACGAAGTTCACCCGCGGCGCCTGGATCACGCTCCTGCTCATGGCCGTGCTCTTCGTCATGATGCGCGCCATCTCGCGCCACTACGAGCAGGTGAGCGAGGAGCTCGCGCTGGACGACCCGGCGGCCGCCCGGTCGCTGCCCTCCCGCGTCAAGGCCGTCGTCCTCGTCTCGCGGGTGCACAAGCCGACCATGCGGGCGATCGCCTACGCCCGCGCCACGCGCCCGTCCAGCCTCGAGGCGATCACGGTCGGGGTCGACCCGGGTGACGTGGAGGAGCTGCGCCGCGACTGGGCTGCGCTCGACATCCCGGTGCCGCTCACGGTGCTCGACTCGCCCTACCGCGAGATCACCCGGCCCGTCCTGGAGTACGTCAAGTCGCTGCGCACGTCCTCGCCGCGCGACCTCGTCGTCGTCTACGTGCCCGAGTACGTCGTCGGCCACTGGTGGGAGCAGCTCCTGCACAACCAGAGCGCGCTGCGGCTGAAGTCCCGCCTGCTGTTCACCCCCGGCGTGGTCGTCGCCTCCGTGCCGTGGCAGCTCGACTCCGCCGAGCGCGCGGGCGACGGCTCGCACTGGGACGAGCCCGCGCTGCCGTGGAAGCCGGGCGCGTGA
- a CDS encoding Ig domain-containing protein, protein MDRTMRDRARRTGGAAALLAALAAVGTGATAGAATDSPPFNQDGLTATFEVGCFFTTWENGDPIMVPDDSDDGAHPADPANPDDVAYLLANPPWWFAESMTAVGEPDYPFQVAVDVAVGTGEQRLPGNPMPGGAFPEPWGSELVLVLPSAVSHVIREKAYDDGLVGDVTAHAAFTGDAGYSRFTVPIDSDPFPLGTADDPVVPIDGVGPIELATLGLWADIDIPSSWTGTTLDLVFGGANAVQVSVATVQRAEPGTPHYRLNLSCFPNGAGGSTPEWITVGTVIGNHVAQPPSITTATLPDATVGTPYAATVEVEGTSPIELSVTGGALPPGLTLDPVSGLISGAPTAAGSYPVAITAANEAGEVAREYVIVVVPAATPEPSPEPSTDPSGEPTPTPEPTTPSPEPTTTPSAAPTIPSAGATPSPVPTYSTLAWTGGGSPVGGLVAGGVLLAAGTGALVLRRRALV, encoded by the coding sequence ATGGACAGGACGATGCGGGACCGCGCGCGACGGACGGGCGGGGCGGCAGCCCTGCTGGCCGCGCTCGCGGCCGTCGGCACCGGAGCGACGGCGGGGGCGGCGACCGACTCGCCCCCGTTCAACCAGGACGGGCTCACCGCCACGTTCGAGGTGGGGTGCTTCTTCACGACGTGGGAGAACGGCGACCCGATCATGGTGCCGGACGACTCGGACGACGGGGCGCACCCGGCCGACCCCGCGAACCCGGACGACGTCGCCTACCTGCTGGCCAACCCGCCGTGGTGGTTCGCGGAGTCGATGACGGCCGTCGGCGAGCCGGACTACCCGTTCCAGGTCGCGGTGGACGTGGCCGTCGGGACGGGGGAGCAGCGGCTGCCGGGGAACCCGATGCCGGGCGGGGCATTCCCGGAGCCGTGGGGCTCGGAGCTCGTGCTAGTGCTGCCGTCGGCGGTGAGCCACGTCATCCGGGAGAAGGCCTACGACGATGGTCTGGTCGGCGACGTCACCGCGCACGCTGCCTTCACCGGCGACGCGGGGTACAGCCGGTTCACGGTGCCGATCGACAGCGACCCCTTCCCGCTGGGCACGGCGGACGACCCCGTGGTCCCGATCGACGGCGTCGGTCCGATCGAGCTCGCGACCCTCGGGCTCTGGGCCGACATCGACATCCCGTCCTCGTGGACCGGCACGACGCTCGATCTCGTCTTCGGCGGCGCGAACGCCGTCCAGGTCAGCGTGGCCACGGTCCAGCGCGCGGAGCCGGGGACGCCGCACTACCGGCTCAACCTCTCCTGCTTCCCCAACGGCGCGGGCGGGTCGACACCGGAGTGGATCACCGTCGGCACGGTGATCGGCAACCACGTCGCCCAGCCGCCGTCGATCACGACCGCGACGCTGCCGGACGCGACCGTCGGGACCCCGTACGCGGCGACCGTCGAGGTCGAGGGGACCTCGCCGATCGAGCTGTCCGTGACCGGTGGCGCGCTGCCGCCGGGTCTCACGCTCGACCCCGTGAGCGGCCTGATCTCGGGTGCCCCGACCGCGGCGGGAAGCTATCCGGTCGCGATCACGGCGGCCAACGAGGCCGGCGAGGTCGCGCGGGAGTACGTCATCGTCGTCGTTCCGGCGGCGACGCCGGAGCCGAGCCCGGAGCCCTCGACGGACCCGAGCGGCGAGCCGACGCCGACCCCCGAACCCACGACACCCAGCCCGGAACCGACGACGACGCCGAGTGCCGCGCCGACGATCCCGTCCGCCGGCGCCACGCCGAGCCCGGTGCCGACGTACTCGACGCTCGCGTGGACGGGTGGCGGAAGTCCCGTCGGTGGTCTCGTCGCGGGCGGCGTGCTCCTGGCCGCCGGGACCGGCGCGCTCGTCCTGCGCCGGCGGGCGCTCGTCTAG
- a CDS encoding HAD-IC family P-type ATPase, which yields MTTSPRHAPSSPSGAETVEGGSGSTLGLSDAEVAERVASGRVNVTDDASSRSVWEILRANTFTLFNAMLGAAFVLVLTTGRWQDGLFGFVLVLNTGIGVLTEYRAKRTLDDLAILDAPTARVHRAGGMREVPVAEIVLDDVLELGTGDQVPVDAVVLTSRGLEANESLLTGESRPVRKATDDEVLSGSSIVAGSATVRANRVGADSYAQRITAAARRYSLASSELQGAIRSILRVVSWIIVPMALLLGLSQVRALGGWHEVTSTGTWRDAVVQAVAGVVGMIPDGLVLLVSINFALAAVVLARQNVLVQELPAVEILARVDALCLDKTGTITDGAVACDEVVPLGADGARTGEVPHATWLAVAGIASDPEANATAGALAGAVPADVAAPRVGERVPFSSERKWSALEIADGDAAGSWVLGAPEFVLADRDDDVARGALRTAAGLATTGSRVVLLGRTDALPQVDAGVGPAVTPVALAVLAEHVRDDAARTLAFFRDQDVELHVVSGDNPETVGAIATKVELLGPGEAVEGTDARSLPEDVTRLADLLEDAPVLGRVTPEQKVAIVEALQHSGHTVAMTGDGVNDALAIKTADLGIAMGNGARATKAVSRLVLLDGRFSVLPGVLAQGRRVIANMERVANFFLVKTAYSTVLALVTILAAFALPIGYPFLPRQLTLVSALTIGIPGFLLSLPPSGQRYVPGFLRRVLAFAIPAGVLFAAAALTVYLAVRESAGEEMARTLATFVALGLGMVVVVLHAGEPVWWKGVMVVVLLAAGLAAPYVPLAADFFLVERPTLAHWGLVGAVVVVGGALLVVVRRVGRAWASRATEPRSAKIS from the coding sequence GTGACCACCTCCCCGAGGCATGCGCCGTCGTCCCCGTCCGGTGCCGAGACCGTCGAGGGCGGGTCCGGGTCGACGCTCGGCCTGAGCGACGCCGAGGTCGCTGAGCGCGTCGCCTCCGGGCGGGTCAACGTCACCGACGACGCCTCGAGCCGCAGCGTGTGGGAGATCCTGCGCGCCAACACCTTCACGCTGTTCAACGCGATGCTCGGCGCCGCGTTCGTCCTCGTGCTGACGACCGGACGCTGGCAGGACGGGCTGTTCGGCTTCGTCCTCGTGCTCAACACCGGCATCGGCGTGCTCACCGAGTACCGCGCCAAGCGGACGCTGGACGACCTCGCGATCCTCGACGCCCCGACGGCGCGCGTCCACCGCGCCGGCGGCATGCGCGAGGTCCCGGTCGCCGAGATCGTCCTGGACGACGTCCTCGAGCTCGGCACGGGCGACCAGGTGCCCGTCGACGCCGTCGTGCTCACCTCCCGCGGGCTGGAGGCCAACGAGTCGCTGCTCACGGGGGAGTCCCGCCCGGTGCGCAAGGCGACCGACGACGAGGTGCTCTCGGGCTCCTCGATCGTCGCGGGCTCCGCGACCGTGCGCGCGAACCGCGTCGGCGCCGACTCCTACGCGCAGAGGATCACCGCAGCTGCCCGCCGGTACTCCCTCGCCTCGTCCGAGCTCCAGGGGGCGATCCGCTCGATCCTGCGCGTCGTGAGCTGGATCATCGTGCCGATGGCGCTGCTGCTCGGCCTGTCCCAGGTCCGCGCGCTCGGCGGCTGGCACGAGGTGACGTCGACGGGGACGTGGCGCGACGCGGTCGTCCAGGCCGTCGCCGGCGTCGTCGGGATGATCCCGGACGGCCTCGTGCTCCTCGTCTCGATCAACTTCGCGCTCGCCGCCGTCGTGCTCGCGCGGCAGAACGTGCTCGTCCAGGAGCTTCCGGCCGTCGAGATCCTGGCCCGCGTCGACGCGCTGTGCCTGGACAAGACGGGAACGATCACCGACGGCGCCGTCGCGTGCGACGAGGTCGTGCCGCTCGGCGCCGACGGCGCGCGGACCGGCGAGGTTCCGCACGCCACGTGGCTCGCCGTCGCGGGCATCGCGAGCGATCCCGAGGCCAACGCGACGGCGGGGGCGCTCGCCGGGGCCGTCCCGGCGGACGTCGCGGCCCCGCGGGTGGGCGAGCGCGTGCCGTTCTCGTCCGAGCGCAAGTGGTCGGCGCTCGAGATCGCCGACGGCGACGCGGCCGGCTCCTGGGTCCTCGGCGCCCCCGAGTTCGTCCTCGCGGACCGGGACGACGACGTCGCCAGGGGCGCGCTGCGGACGGCGGCCGGGCTGGCCACCACCGGCTCGCGCGTCGTCCTGCTCGGGCGGACCGACGCGCTGCCACAGGTCGACGCCGGGGTCGGCCCGGCCGTGACGCCCGTCGCCCTCGCCGTGCTCGCCGAGCACGTGCGCGACGACGCGGCCCGGACGCTCGCCTTCTTCCGCGACCAGGACGTGGAGCTGCACGTGGTCTCGGGCGACAACCCCGAGACGGTCGGGGCGATCGCGACGAAGGTGGAGCTGCTCGGCCCCGGAGAGGCGGTGGAGGGGACCGACGCCCGCTCGCTGCCCGAGGACGTGACGCGGCTCGCCGACCTCCTCGAGGACGCGCCCGTGCTCGGCCGCGTCACGCCGGAGCAGAAGGTCGCGATCGTCGAGGCGCTCCAGCACTCGGGCCACACCGTCGCGATGACGGGTGACGGCGTCAACGACGCGCTGGCGATCAAGACCGCCGACCTCGGCATCGCCATGGGCAACGGCGCGCGCGCCACCAAGGCCGTGTCCCGGCTGGTCCTGCTCGACGGTCGGTTCTCGGTGCTCCCGGGCGTCCTCGCGCAGGGACGGCGCGTCATCGCGAACATGGAGCGGGTCGCGAACTTCTTCCTGGTCAAGACGGCCTACTCCACGGTGCTGGCCCTCGTCACGATCCTCGCCGCGTTCGCCCTCCCGATCGGGTACCCGTTCCTGCCCCGGCAGCTCACCCTGGTGAGCGCGCTCACCATCGGCATCCCCGGCTTCCTCCTCTCGCTGCCGCCGAGCGGCCAGCGGTACGTGCCCGGCTTCCTCCGCCGCGTCCTCGCCTTCGCGATCCCCGCGGGCGTGCTGTTCGCCGCCGCGGCGCTGACCGTCTACCTCGCCGTCCGGGAGAGCGCGGGGGAGGAGATGGCGCGCACGCTCGCCACGTTCGTCGCGCTCGGGCTGGGGATGGTCGTCGTCGTGCTGCACGCGGGGGAGCCGGTCTGGTGGAAGGGCGTCATGGTCGTCGTGCTGCTGGCCGCCGGGCTCGCCGCGCCCTACGTGCCGCTCGCCGCCGACTTCTTCCTGGTCGAGCGGCCGACGCTCGCGCACTGGGGCCTCGTCGGGGCCGTCGTCGTGGTCGGCGGGGCGCTGCTCGTCGTCGTCCGGCGGGTCGGGCGGGCCTGGGCGAGTCGAGCGACGGAGCCGCGGAGCGCTAAGATATCTTGA